GCCTTTTTATCTCTCAATTGTTCCTTTTGACGTAAGTGGTGGTGATGGAGGTCGAGGAGGAACTCGATAGGGAACTACTTTCAACATACCACAGAAGGATCCTAAAGGAGATCGTGGCTAAGAAGATAGCTGGAGACATCCTTTTCAGCCAAAACATAGGACTGGCCATGAGGAAATGGAGGGAGTATTTCGGCATTAAGCAAAGCGAGTTGGCTAGGCTATTAGGGGTATCCGCGTCCGTAGTTTCGGACTACGAGTCGAGCAGGAGGAAGAGTCCGGGATCCCTCGTCCTTAGAAGGTTCATAATGACTCTCCTCGATGAGGATGAGAAGAAGGGAGGGGCCGTAATCAGAACTCTAGTTAGAACGACCGGGATGATCCCGCTCCTCTCGAGCGTCATAGACATGAGCGAGTTCACACTTCCGATAGAGTTGGAGAAGTTCTTGGAGGTCATAGAAGGTAGGATAGTTGTGGAGGCTCCGCAGCCCACCTACATCCACGGATATACGGTTATAGACAGCATAAAAGCCATACTCAGCCTGAGCGGATCCGACTTCATGAGACTCTTCGGCACCTCCACTGAGAGGGCCCTCATCTTCACCAAGGTATCGGCTGGCAGGAGCCCGATGGTGGCCCTCAAGGTCATAGACATAAGGCCCAGTCTGGTGGTCCTTCACGGACCCCCGCCTGATAACGTTGATAAGCTTGGAATGAAGCTAGCCTCCACCATGAGAGTACCCTTGGCTGTTTCCATGATAGAAGACGTATATGAGCTTGTGGAGAGGCTCAGGGAGTTAACTGGCTGATCATCCTGCCAGGATCGCGCCCGCTATTACCAAAGCTGACCCCACCAGTCCTTCTACACCCAGATTCTCGCCCGTCAGCAGACCTAGGGCCACTGCAGATGCCGGTTCCACGTTTGACACTATACCAGCGGTTCCGGCTTCCACCTCGCCCACCCCCTTGGCGTGCAGGTAGTAGGCTAAGAAGGATGTAAAGATCCCCAAGTAGATTACGGACGCCAAGAACTGTGGGTTAAGTTCGTACCTATCTATGAAGAGGAACGGGGCCAGCTCAAGCGCCGACCAAGGTTGAGGTCCTAACCCAACTTCCAAGGCGGAATATCCGTGGGTCATCAGTTTTCTCGCCATCAATATTATCCCTGAGTAGGCTAGGCTGCTCCCCAGCCCAAAGAGGATGCCGCCAAAGTTTAGATCGCCTATATCTGGGAGCTGGGTCAAGAAGGCGCCCACGCCAGCTAGGAACAGAGCAACAACCTTCCTCCCAGTCACCCTCTCACCTAAGAACACGGAAGCGAGTAAGACGACAAGCGCCGGGGCAGTGTACAGTAGAACAGCCGCGATCCCCATACCAGAGAGCATGACGCTGAACATATAGGTGAGGAAAAGAGGTCCCGTGAACAGCAGGCCTAGGAGGATTAAATTACTATCGAAGACCTTTCTCCGAAGAACCGCTAGGGCGAGAATAGCGCTGACAGCCGCCCTGAAAGCGCTTATAGAGGCTGGACCCGCTCCGGCTGATAAGGCTATTTTCGTAGCAATCCCAATTGTCCCCCATAGGAAAGCTGCTGCCGCGACGTAGACCCTACCGTCGGTCAATGGCGGACACCTTCATAGCTTCTAGATCACATCATGGAGGCTGGGCTTTTTGAGACTACTGTCGTATGGTGTTTATTACGCTTTCCCCCTATCTCGAGATCGATGAGGATAGAAGCCGTGCCCGCATCCCTGATCATGTTGCTCGCCATATCTTTAGCGCCGATGGAAGCTGCCCCAATCAAGGCGAGGGTACCGATCTACGTTCCAGCGAACCTGCCGGTCACTGGGACCGTATGCCTGCCTTCGGCGCTGGCCGCTGGCCTGAAGGCCAAGCTCTACGTCGACAACGCCTTCGTCGAAGAGGGATCGGCTGATGAGGTGGGATGTTACAAGGTCACCATAGGACCACTCACCCTAGGCAGGCACGAACTCTACGCCGAGATCTACAAAGGAAGCATAAAGGTCGCGGAGATATCAGCTGAGGTCATAGCCATCGAGGGAATGATAACGGTCAGGCCCGATCCCTTGGCCACCTTGAAGAGGGGAGAGACCAAGGAGGTCTCCCTCTTCATAGAGAACAGGTCCCCCGTCAACATGAGCAATGTGAGGATTGAGATGGAAGCCCCCTTCCCCATTTACGCCGAGCACATGACTAGGGTGAGGAACTTCGTGGTCAGGGGATCCATCGGAGATCTGAGAGTTAATGAGACGAAGGAGATAAGGATGGAACTTGCTATCCCTTCGAACTTCAGGCTAGGCACCCACACCCTAAGGATAAACATGACTTACGTTGTTGGCGAATCCACCTATTCAGCACCGCTCGAAGTGTCCGTAGTAATAGCCCGAGAGGGGACAGAGATCCCGCAAGCCCAGCAAACCACATCCCAAACCATCTCTGCTGCACCCACGGTCACCCAAGTTAAGAGCACCACTTCACCGGAATCTAGGGTTCAGGAGCCGACACCGGCTTGGCTCTTCCTCCTAATCGCCTTCGTCGGCGCACTGGTGGTCGGTCTGGTACTCTGGATGGTGACCAGACCGCGCTGAACCGATAAAAGTTAAAACCCTGAATTCCCCCCTCCCTCTGGGGGAGAATATGGTCGAGATAGAGGAGATAGGCGGAGAGCTGAGGATGGAGAGGATAGGGGCGCATAGCCACATAAAGGGCCTCGGGTTAGACGAAAACGGTAGGGCGAAACAGGTGGCGGACGGGCTGGTCGGCCAGACTAGGGCTAGGGAGGCTGCTGGCTTGGTCGTGATGATGGCAAAGGAGGGGAAGCTGAGTGGGAAAGCAGTGCTGCTTGCGGGTCCTCCTGGTACCGGGAAGACCGCCATAGCCGTGGCCATGGCTAGGGAGCTGGGGGAGGACGTTCCTTTCATCCAGCTGAGCGGATCAGAGATATACAGTACTGAGAGGAAGAAGACCGAGGTCCTGATGGAGGCGATGAGGAAGGCCATAGGTGTCAAGGTCAGGGAACTGAGGAAGGTCTACGAGGGAGAGGTCAAGGAGCTGGACATTAAGATGGGATCCAGTCCCTACAATCCCTTCGTGAAGGTCCCCCAAGAGGCCGTGATAACCCTGAAGACCACGGAGGAGGAGAAGAAGATAAGGGTCGGACCGAACGTGGCTAGGCAGCTCGTGGAATTCGGGATCACAGAGGGAGATGTGATAATGATAGACGCCAAGGACGGTAGGGTATCCAAGGTGGGCAGATCCACTGAATCATTCTCATACGATCTGGAGGCGGAACAGCTCGTGCCTAGGCCAGATGGACCAGTCCTCAAGGAGAAGGAGTTCGTGTACGTACTCACACTGGACGATCTAGACAGAATGGTGGCTAGGAGGAGGAGCGGTGGTGGTCTATTCTCCCTACTCTTCGGAGTTGAGGAGAAGGAGTTAGATCCCGAGGTGAGGGCCGCCGTAGATCAGCAGGTGAAGGAATGGGTTGAGATGGGCAGAGCGGAGATAGTGCCGGGAGTGATGTTCATAGACGACGCTCACTTGATGGACATAGAGGCACTTAGCTTCATTTCTAGGGCCATGGAGAGTGAGCTCGTACCCATCATAGTGATGGCCACCAATAGGGGAATCACTAAGATCAGGGGGACGGAGATAGAGGCTCCTTTCGGCATGCCCCTCGATCTGCTGGACAGGCTCGTGATAATAACAACTGACAAGTACAGCAAAGAGGAAGTAGGTCACATACTCCGAATAAGAGCTAAGGAGGAGGGAGTCAAGCTGAGTGACGACGCCCTCGAACTTCTAATGGATCTGGGAGCAGAGAAATCCCTCAGATACGCCGTTCAAATACTCGGAATAGCGGGTGTGAGGATTAGGGCCAGAGGAAAGGAGGAGATAGGCAGAGAAGATGTGAAAGAGGTGGCTAAGAGATTCAGCGATGTGAGGGAAGCAGTGGATCACCTGAGAAGGTACGAGGAGGAGCTGCTCAAGTAACCCTCATCTCCCTCTCATTTTGAAGAGAGTACATCTCTCCCCCTGAAACACGGGTTGGGCTCTCAACCTCCTCACGAGAGCTTCAGCCTTTGACGGGAGCGCTGAGCCCTTCGCCGGGGATCCCGGATGAGAGGGTTGGCATATCAGCATGTAGCTGGCCCCTTCAGGCGTGGATGTCACATCAAAACTGAGGGTCTCCGCCCAGTACCTGATCTTCACATCGGGGACGAAGATCGGAGAGCGATACCTATCTAAGACGTACTTCATCTCATTGAATGTAGCCATGTCCACGGTGGGCCTCACCATGGAAGCTAAGGTGAATCCCGAGGAGGCCACGAGCACCAGCGCTAGAACGGCGAGTATCCTCCCTCTCCCTACCTCAGCCTTCCCTCTAGAGAGTACGGCAGATAGAGGTATCCCCCCCAAATTGCGAAACCTCATTACCCAACCTCTTCCGTAGAAAGGGAGGCTGAACAGTAGCGAGACCAAACCTAGGGAGCCGTGCATCGGTTCCTTGCTCTTGTACCATGACCAGAGGAGGAGAAGGGGGGACACTAAGGGCACCAAATCTAGAAGACCCGAAGGTCCCACCTCTCCCTCAGCCACCTGTTCAACGAGGGCCACCCCCTTGGATACATCACCCCCAACTATCCAGGGCTGGAGAAAGGCTAAGGCGAGGAAGGCCGAACTAATTGAGGCCAAGGTCATTGCCCTCCTGTCCCTCCTAAGTAAAGCGTAGAGGATGGAGAGGCCTACCGTGAACCCGAAATCCAAGATGTGGGTGAGCATGACCAAGAGAACCGAGATCGTCGCGCCCACCAGGTTCCTCAACCCACCCTCTCTCCCGTACTTTAATGAGAAGAATAGCCAAGAGAACACCCATATCAGGCCAAAAGCATTCTTCACGAAGTCAGTGACCAATCTAACAGTGTAGTAGGAGGTGGTCAGTGCTAAAGCCCCTAGGATGGCTGCCTCATCATCTCCATCGACTTCCCTGAAGTACATGAAGGCCGGAACGAACATGAGCGAGGATATCATTGGGACCCCCGCCTTCACTGCCAAGATATTGTCTCCAGTAGCGAAGTAGAAGGGAAGCAGCAGGTAGAAGGTTAGTGGAGGATCTGGATGTCTGAGGGTCCAGTAGCGGGCTATCCAACTCACTTGGGCGGAGTAGTAGGGCCCATCTATTAAGGGAAGTAAGGGGGTCCTGAAATAGGCGTACAGGTAGAGGGCTAGCGGGATAATCAGGAATAGGAGCCACCTCATCCCCTTAACCATTCTTCCACCTCCTTTCTCAGGAAATCAGGGAGCTCGTCGAATGGGATGACTGTGGTTCTCGCCCTAAGATACGGTAGATCCCTGTCTTCAAAATTGCTGACAGCCAACACTCCTCCCTCGAACAGGTAGTACGATACCTCTCCAATTACCTTGAGCGGAATGGCCTTCTCAAGGGTCACGCCCCTTAACCTCTCCTTGACCTCCTTCAGACTCAAAGCCACCCCTCGCCAAATTAGCCTGCAGCATGAAAGTACTTCGCTTCCCTCTATATCAAACTTTTTCATGCTGGTGCCTGCCTGAACTTGGGTGATAGCACGAAAGCTAGCTGGAAGCTACTAGCTATTGTAATCACATTTTCAGTGTTGCTCATCCCCCTGCCCCACCTGAGCGCTCAAGGTACCTTGACATGGTACGATCCATTGGAGGAGCCGCAACTACCTCAGCTGGATGTGAAGGCCATGCACATATCTTGGAACGGTAACATCACACTTGCCTTCTATTTCTACGGAACTCCCTCAGCGGAGAACTTCACCGTGATAGGCAATGTGTATCTGGACAGGCTCGTGGAGGGTGAGGGCGTACCCGAGGGTGACGTCAAGGGAGCGGACTACAGGCTGGTGTTCTTCGTGAACCCCAACCAGACGGACTGCTCGGTTCAGAGGTTCAACTCACTTAAGAATGGATGGGACAGACTTGCGGCCGCCTGCTGGGTGAGGATGGAGGAGGAGAGGGTGATACTCACCACCCCCAATGTGACGGCGGCCTTTCCTAAGGGAGAATTCGGTGTCAAGGCGTACATGTGGATGGTTGAGAGGGACGACTTCGACTGGGTGACTTACAAGTTGAAGAAGGAGGGAGCGGAGAAAATAGACGGGAAACTGGGGGACTACGGTGCCCCTACAATACTTGATCCCGTTGGGGATGCCGACAGGATAGCCGATTACAAGGAGTTGTACGTTAAGGATGACTTCTACAGGATTTACTTCGCGATAGTACCTGTGGATAGGCTAGGCTGCAATTTGAGAGGTTACGGGGCGAGGCTAGAGAGGTTCTTCAACATATACGTGGACGCTGACCTTAACAGGAGCAACGGACATGAGCTTTGGGAGGGCTACCTTTACAGGTGCAATTTGACGGGCAGGACGTGGGAGAGGCTCCCTACCAAAGCCATATACGTGTCAAATCCTGCCCTTAGGAGGAAGGGCGTGATGGTAGGTGATGTGTTCGAGTCCTACGTGTACTTGGGTCCTGTGAGAAAGCAGATAGTCAATCACGGCAAGCAATTCGGCCTAAGGGCCAGCGTGGTGACTAGGCTTATGGACGCGATCCCAGATGGTGGGTGGCTCATCTACCGCAAGGATCACCTCTCCCCAAGCTCCTTCGAGGTGACCGGTCCTGATGTGGACATTAGAATGAGTAAGGACCTATCAGACAGGTTTAAGGCCTTTGGAAAAGCGTCGGGGCTCTACAGGATAACATTGGGAGGCCCAGCGGTCAATCCATCCTACGGCGAGCCGGTAAAATTCATTAAAGGGGAGAACGGCCTCTTCTATGGAGTTGAAGTCAGCAACACGACCTACTGGGCGTCCTACGGACGCAGAGACTTCGCGGTAGTCGGAATCCACGAGGCTGGAGAGGGGATTTACATCACCGCAGCGGGAGTGACTAGGTTCGGGACCAGAGCCGCCCTGATGTGGCTCAGCGAGAACATGCCCCTATTGAAAGAGGGTATATATGTTCTAAGCTGGATAGACGATGGAGACGGCAAGGTGGAGATAAGCGAGATAGGGGTGGTGGCAGTTGAAGGATCCTAGGCTCGTACCTGTCGAGATAGCTGTGATGCTCCTCCAAGAGGTCCCTCAGAAGCTGCTCCGCGGAGTGGATCTGAAGCAGATAAGGGCTGAAGCCCAGACCATAGTCTACAGCTTCATGTCACTGGAGGATCTGGCCGAGCAGGGAATGCTGGACGGGTTGGTTGCTAAGGGAAGGGAGCTGGCCTCGGTTTGGAAGGAGCTGAGGGAAAGGGCTAGGTCCCCATCTGACGCCCTGAACGCGGCCAAGGTGAGGTTCGCGGCGATAACCCTAGAGGGTCTCCCTAACCGAGTAGGCAGGGAGCAGAGGCTGTACAGCGGGATCGATTCTTTCTGGGGAACAGTGATCTCAGTCAAGTCGTTCGATGGGCTTAGGGCGACGGTGGTGGATGCTGGCGAGAGGTTCGATGTAGTCACCAATCTTCAGGTAAAAGAGGAGGAGACGATGGCCTTTGCCATACTACCCCCAAAGAGATTCGACTCTCATGTTTCGGAGGGTATGTTCATTGAAGCGGAGGGAGAAGGCAAGAGCGGCCAACCGGCCGTTCCAACTGAAAGGGGTAAAGGGGCCATAGAGGCCATTCTAAGGGAGGAAGCCGCTAGGCTGAGGATAAAGATCTAGGTCTAATCTCCTCCACCTTCCTCTTTCAGTTCATGCACCAGTTCCCTCCAAAATAGATATTCCTGACGTGCTCGAGGCAGCTCAGACTTTGCTCTGGTTCTTAGATAGTAATCCCACTTCTCCGCATATCTTAACAGGAAATCATCTTGATACCATTTCCCCAAGAAGTACAGGAGTCTTATATGAAGCCGATGGTAGCTTTCATCTGCTCTTCCATGCTTGATAGAGTAGAGGGACCACTGACCATCGTCGTAATCAGGGAGCATCCCTCTCAGGGTCTCGAGCCCCTCTCTTATCAGCCTTTTACTTGTCTCATCCCCGATCAGGGAATCGTAAAGCGTCAATCCCTTTATTGAGAGCATGAAGCCATTCAACACCAAATCATCTGGTGAGTTAGAATACTCTAGGTAGAACTTACCGTATGAAGTATTCAGGACGAAACCACCCTCCTTCTGATCCACCAGAAAACTGTTCACTAGACCTCTAGCGGCTTGTAGGAAGACAGGATCACCGAATTTCTTATAGGCTATTGCATAATAACCGGCCGCTATACCTTGGGAGAGGGATGAGTTCCACGGAATATCGGCCCCTTCCCATCGAAAGTAGAAGTTGAAGAAGGATGCGTTCCCCCTGATCTCCATATAGCGGAGCATCCACTTCATTATAGTGTAGAACTCGGTCCAATTCCCTCTATAGGATAGGGCCTCGGTAGCTAAATTCATGGCATTAATGGCGTGCACATTGAAGCCCTGTCCCTCTATATAAACGAGGGGAACTTCAACCCCGCGCGGTTTGTACCTCTCGAAGAGCTTGGGCCTCCTGCAGATCTTGGAATACTCAATATCTGCATTCAGGTCGTCTATGAGTTGCACTAACGCTGCCCTGCTCAATCCCACGGACTCGAATCTCCTCAAGGTATCGACGATATCCGGATACAGGTAATCACAATTCCCCGGGACGTATGATCTCTCTCGTAGCCCGAGGCCAGTTAGTAGGAGGGCCACCAAGCCGATCAAGTAGGAGATAAGCAGCTTTCTACCCATATTTTATCTCCCCCCTCCAATCTCGTATCTCTACTATCTTCCTCAAGTAGAGGGTGAGGGGACATACTTCATTGCAAATCCCGCAGCTCGTGCATCTCCCCGGGTCTATGGTTGCTCTCCCCCCTACGATCTGTATTGCATCCACAATGCAGTACTCCTCGCAGAGACCGCATCCAGCGCACTTAGAGGCCCTTATACCAACCTTCAGCACAGCCATCGGATCTCCCCTGAAGAAGACTCGATCCCGTTCCGCGGTGATGGAATAATCCATTGCCTCAATGGAGCTTCCTTCCAATTCTCCAATCGAGGGAGCCAAGCTGAGGAACCTGCTCTCATCGTAAGGGGACATTGTAATGATATCTCTTCCAATTCTGGCCGTCATTATAGGTCTTCTTAAACTACTACAGAGTCTCCTAATTTTATCAGGCGGATCCACCCATCTCCATGCTCCATATCTTATCCAACATTCGTCTAATCCATTATCGGATGCGTATCTAGATAGGAAAGCCCGCCACCGTTCCCACAACTCCGGATATCGCTCTTCTATCTTAGTGAACTCTGAGAGTCTGGATGCCGGACACAGGTAACATCCAAGCCTCTCAAATCCCATCTCGTACAGGGGATTAACATGTACGGATCTCAGCCTGAGATAAAGCCAGGTCCTGAGAGCACTCCATTCATTAATAGGCGCGCCGGTCAGGAATCCGGGGAGCCATCTATTTCTCCAGATGGACTGGCTCCTCATCCTAGCTAGGGATTCGAATCTCCTCTGACCAACTAGGGTCACACCCGGGGCTAGCGATCTCAACGTCCTGTAAGTGGGTAGGAGCTTTATTACCTTACAACACCATCTGTAATCCCTTGCAGGAGGACCAAACTTCCCCACATAGCTCCAGAAAGAGTCCTTGGCCTCTCCCAGCAGGTCATAACCTATCTCGCTGACAAAGCTCAGAGTCTCGGGGAGTTCTAGGCCTGTGTCGTTGAAGTAGGTCAGGTAATCTATCCCGCTCCTCCTTACCACTTCAAGCAGGGCCGAGCTGTCCTTCCCTCCTGAAAATGAAACTATCACTCTACCCCTTCTCGAGATTCTCCAAATGAACCTGATGGCCCTCGATTCACCAGCCAGTATGCAGGGTTCGTTTATCCTCAAGACATCTCTCCAACCACTTTTTTCCTCTAAAAGACTTTCTCTAGGCTTAAAAATTCTTGAAACAACATATCTATCACCTACTCTCTCAGCTAGACCGTCCCCCATTAGTTTAAATTTTGGACCATCATCAGCATAACCAACGACGTCTCCCCGCCTCTCAATCTTTCCTCTAAGGAACTCCATCCTGTGACCTATCCTGTCAATGGACTGCTCGAGCGGTTTGAAGTACCATCTCATCTCATACAAGTCGAAGAAGAGGTGCCCAAGTACTCCTCCATCAGATATGACCTCATAAGCGGTGTCCAGATAGGGGACCCGGCCGAAGAGGACGACTTCACTCCTTATGAGCTCGTTATAGGTCCCCGAACCGAACTGCTCATTTACAACTCTCCTGAGCAGCTCAAGATCCGCGCTCGTCGCGGGTCTGGGATCGCTGGTCTTGGACGTCGGGACTACCCTGATCTCCCGCTCGGCGCATCTCCTAGAGACAACGGGCACATTCTCCTGAACGCTCCAGTACAACCTCATTTCCGCTCAACTTTTTATTAGATCTAGTTGTGATGGTTAGATGCCACTTAAAGAGCTCAAC
Above is a window of Thermoproteota archaeon DNA encoding:
- a CDS encoding helix-turn-helix domain-containing protein, whose amino-acid sequence is MEVEEELDRELLSTYHRRILKEIVAKKIAGDILFSQNIGLAMRKWREYFGIKQSELARLLGVSASVVSDYESSRRKSPGSLVLRRFIMTLLDEDEKKGGAVIRTLVRTTGMIPLLSSVIDMSEFTLPIELEKFLEVIEGRIVVEAPQPTYIHGYTVIDSIKAILSLSGSDFMRLFGTSTERALIFTKVSAGRSPMVALKVIDIRPSLVVLHGPPPDNVDKLGMKLASTMRVPLAVSMIEDVYELVERLRELTG
- a CDS encoding EamA family transporter, with the translated sequence MTDGRVYVAAAAFLWGTIGIATKIALSAGAGPASISAFRAAVSAILALAVLRRKVFDSNLILLGLLFTGPLFLTYMFSVMLSGMGIAAVLLYTAPALVVLLASVFLGERVTGRKVVALFLAGVGAFLTQLPDIGDLNFGGILFGLGSSLAYSGIILMARKLMTHGYSALEVGLGPQPWSALELAPFLFIDRYELNPQFLASVIYLGIFTSFLAYYLHAKGVGEVEAGTAGIVSNVEPASAVALGLLTGENLGVEGLVGSALVIAGAILAG
- a CDS encoding RuvB-like domain-containing protein, with translation MVEIEEIGGELRMERIGAHSHIKGLGLDENGRAKQVADGLVGQTRAREAAGLVVMMAKEGKLSGKAVLLAGPPGTGKTAIAVAMARELGEDVPFIQLSGSEIYSTERKKTEVLMEAMRKAIGVKVRELRKVYEGEVKELDIKMGSSPYNPFVKVPQEAVITLKTTEEEKKIRVGPNVARQLVEFGITEGDVIMIDAKDGRVSKVGRSTESFSYDLEAEQLVPRPDGPVLKEKEFVYVLTLDDLDRMVARRRSGGGLFSLLFGVEEKELDPEVRAAVDQQVKEWVEMGRAEIVPGVMFIDDAHLMDIEALSFISRAMESELVPIIVMATNRGITKIRGTEIEAPFGMPLDLLDRLVIITTDKYSKEEVGHILRIRAKEEGVKLSDDALELLMDLGAEKSLRYAVQILGIAGVRIRARGKEEIGREDVKEVAKRFSDVREAVDHLRRYEEELLK
- a CDS encoding glycosyltransferase family 39 protein, whose translation is MVKGMRWLLFLIIPLALYLYAYFRTPLLPLIDGPYYSAQVSWIARYWTLRHPDPPLTFYLLLPFYFATGDNILAVKAGVPMISSLMFVPAFMYFREVDGDDEAAILGALALTTSYYTVRLVTDFVKNAFGLIWVFSWLFFSLKYGREGGLRNLVGATISVLLVMLTHILDFGFTVGLSILYALLRRDRRAMTLASISSAFLALAFLQPWIVGGDVSKGVALVEQVAEGEVGPSGLLDLVPLVSPLLLLWSWYKSKEPMHGSLGLVSLLFSLPFYGRGWVMRFRNLGGIPLSAVLSRGKAEVGRGRILAVLALVLVASSGFTLASMVRPTVDMATFNEMKYVLDRYRSPIFVPDVKIRYWAETLSFDVTSTPEGASYMLICQPSHPGSPAKGSALPSKAEALVRRLRAQPVFQGERCTLFKMRGR
- a CDS encoding D-glucuronyl C5-epimerase family protein encodes the protein MGRKLLISYLIGLVALLLTGLGLRERSYVPGNCDYLYPDIVDTLRRFESVGLSRAALVQLIDDLNADIEYSKICRRPKLFERYKPRGVEVPLVYIEGQGFNVHAINAMNLATEALSYRGNWTEFYTIMKWMLRYMEIRGNASFFNFYFRWEGADIPWNSSLSQGIAAGYYAIAYKKFGDPVFLQAARGLVNSFLVDQKEGGFVLNTSYGKFYLEYSNSPDDLVLNGFMLSIKGLTLYDSLIGDETSKRLIREGLETLRGMLPDYDDGQWSLYSIKHGRADESYHRLHIRLLYFLGKWYQDDFLLRYAEKWDYYLRTRAKSELPRARQEYLFWRELVHELKEEGGGD
- a CDS encoding phosphoadenosine phosphosulfate reductase family protein — its product is MRLYWSVQENVPVVSRRCAEREIRVVPTSKTSDPRPATSADLELLRRVVNEQFGSGTYNELIRSEVVLFGRVPYLDTAYEVISDGGVLGHLFFDLYEMRWYFKPLEQSIDRIGHRMEFLRGKIERRGDVVGYADDGPKFKLMGDGLAERVGDRYVVSRIFKPRESLLEEKSGWRDVLRINEPCILAGESRAIRFIWRISRRGRVIVSFSGGKDSSALLEVVRRSGIDYLTYFNDTGLELPETLSFVSEIGYDLLGEAKDSFWSYVGKFGPPARDYRWCCKVIKLLPTYRTLRSLAPGVTLVGQRRFESLARMRSQSIWRNRWLPGFLTGAPINEWSALRTWLYLRLRSVHVNPLYEMGFERLGCYLCPASRLSEFTKIEERYPELWERWRAFLSRYASDNGLDECWIRYGAWRWVDPPDKIRRLCSSLRRPIMTARIGRDIITMSPYDESRFLSLAPSIGELEGSSIEAMDYSITAERDRVFFRGDPMAVLKVGIRASKCAGCGLCEEYCIVDAIQIVGGRATIDPGRCTSCGICNEVCPLTLYLRKIVEIRDWRGEIKYG